From the Babylonia areolata isolate BAREFJ2019XMU chromosome 33, ASM4173473v1, whole genome shotgun sequence genome, one window contains:
- the LOC143277018 gene encoding neo-calmodulin-like isoform X2: MSDDESPAKKTRVSEEPSTEDVEQQWREVFRIFDRDENGSVSASELGALLRGLGYNPSMAQVEKILREIDYNGTGVIEWEEFREYMRGMKKSGFQEQRREMTRAFEIFDYNGDGFIDAKELKKVMTTTGEKLSDEEVQHMISVADVNKDGRINYQEFVNFIFSEGS; encoded by the exons AGTGACGACGAGTCACCAGCCAAGAAGACCAGAGTGTCTGAAGAACCGTCCACCGAGGATGTTGAGCAAC AGTGGCGGGAGGTGTTCAGAATCTTCGACAGGGACGAGAATGGGTCAGTGTCCGCTTCAGAACTTGGAGCCTTGTTAAGAGGTCTTGGCTACAATCCTTCAATGGCTCAGGTGGAAAAGATCCTGCGAGAGATCGACTACAATG GGACTGGAGTCATCGAGTGGGAGGAGTTTCGTGAGTACATGCGCGGGATGAAGAAGTCGGGCTTCCaagagcagaggagagagatgacGCGCGCGTTCGAGATCTTCGACTACAACGGCGATGGTTTCATCGATGCCAAGGAGCTGAAGaaggtgatgacgacgacaggcGAGAAGCTCTCTGACGAGGAGGTGCAGCATATGATCTCGGTGGCTGACGTCAACAAGGATGGGCGAATCAACTACCAAG AATTCGTCAACTTCATCTTCTCGGAAGGATCGTAG
- the LOC143277018 gene encoding neo-calmodulin-like isoform X1, translating into MSKGKATSADTSDDESPAKKTRVSEEPSTEDVEQQWREVFRIFDRDENGSVSASELGALLRGLGYNPSMAQVEKILREIDYNGTGVIEWEEFREYMRGMKKSGFQEQRREMTRAFEIFDYNGDGFIDAKELKKVMTTTGEKLSDEEVQHMISVADVNKDGRINYQEFVNFIFSEGS; encoded by the exons AGTGACGACGAGTCACCAGCCAAGAAGACCAGAGTGTCTGAAGAACCGTCCACCGAGGATGTTGAGCAAC AGTGGCGGGAGGTGTTCAGAATCTTCGACAGGGACGAGAATGGGTCAGTGTCCGCTTCAGAACTTGGAGCCTTGTTAAGAGGTCTTGGCTACAATCCTTCAATGGCTCAGGTGGAAAAGATCCTGCGAGAGATCGACTACAATG GGACTGGAGTCATCGAGTGGGAGGAGTTTCGTGAGTACATGCGCGGGATGAAGAAGTCGGGCTTCCaagagcagaggagagagatgacGCGCGCGTTCGAGATCTTCGACTACAACGGCGATGGTTTCATCGATGCCAAGGAGCTGAAGaaggtgatgacgacgacaggcGAGAAGCTCTCTGACGAGGAGGTGCAGCATATGATCTCGGTGGCTGACGTCAACAAGGATGGGCGAATCAACTACCAAG AATTCGTCAACTTCATCTTCTCGGAAGGATCGTAG